The following proteins are co-located in the Macadamia integrifolia cultivar HAES 741 chromosome 3, SCU_Mint_v3, whole genome shotgun sequence genome:
- the LOC122074440 gene encoding transcription factor HEC2-like, giving the protein MDISYNSSTGNQNCGLDMSMEGLILHDHQLPYHDLVNPSYPPLLRSGFPSDHQQGTLIEEQQEEPEEELGAMKEMMYKIAAMQPVDIDPATIQKPKRRNVRISNDPQSVAARHRREKISEKMRILQRLVPGGTKMDTATMLDEAIRYVKFLKRQVQELQSNQSMSPWHTNGVDMGHLSMNDCPFIPNDTLGITSSSSSSVQPVGEAGGLFTIGGTGDIPCHDTLCFNDHEVIRINDLSN; this is encoded by the coding sequence ATGGATATCAGCTACAATAGCAGCACAGGCAACCAAAATTGTGGCCTTGACATGAGCATGGAAGGTCTAATCCTCCATGATCATCAACTTCCTTATCATGATTTGGTCAACCCTAGTTATCCTCCTTTACTCCGTTCAGGGTTCCCCAGTGATCATCAACAGGGGACCCTGATAGAGGAACAGCAAGAAGAGCCAGAAGAAGAGCTAGGAGCCATGAAAGAGATGATGTACAAGATTGCAGCAATGCAACCAGTGGACATCGATCCAGCCACCATTCAAAAGCCGAAAAGGCGCAACGTTCGGATTAGTAATGATCCCCAGAGTGTAGCTGCACGCCatagaagagagaagataaGTGAGAAGATGAGGATTCTCCAGAGATTGGTTCCAGGAGGAACAAAGATGGACACTGCTACTATGTTGGATGAAGCCATCCGCTATGTCAAGTTCTTAAAGAGACAAGTGCAGGAATTGCAGTCCAATCAATCTATGTCACCATGGCATACCAACGGAGTAGACATGGGACACTTGTCAATGAATGATTGTCCATTTATACCGAATGATACTCTCGGCAtcacttcctcctcttcttcctcggTGCAACCGGTTGGAGAGGCCGGTGGATTATTCACCATTGGTGGCACCGGCGACATCCCATGTCATGATACCTTGTGCTTTAACGATCATGAGGTAATTAGGATCAATGACTTGAGTAATTAG